In the Adlercreutzia equolifaciens DSM 19450 genome, one interval contains:
- the serA gene encoding phosphoglycerate dehydrogenase, whose amino-acid sequence MTKKILVTEDLVQEGIDSLTEHGYEVDMLIDPTAEELASAIAPYDALIVHPNTVVDSSLLDAAENLKIIGRAGVTVDNIDIEAASERGVIVCNAPNSNVISAAEHTMALLLAAARHIPEASASMHEGQWRRADFMGSELFGKTLAIFGLGRVGGLVAERAAAFGMNLIGHDPYCSPERALHLGVTLYDDMAPVLAQADFITVHLPRTVSTLGMFGADEFAAMKDGVVLVNAARGGIFNMDALADFVAAGKIAAVAVDSFEAEPCTDSPLHEFENAILTPHLSPMTHEAQRRASTQIAEYVEAGLEGGMVATAVNLSPLPPEVFDAIGPYVHACKMMGSMASQILGHTPKSLKVELAGGLADADPAPLLAAVLDGGLSYRRLGAFSAANAESVASQHGISVTTASVRDAGEYASSVRIVADEVEVAATLFGTEHTPRIISLMGYKIDIAPATTSLVFEYVDAPGRIGVIGTILGDAAANITTMQIGTKPEESCALVYMNVEGDVSEAVLDRLRGAIDLRNLWKITL is encoded by the coding sequence ATGACGAAGAAGATCCTGGTTACCGAGGACTTGGTGCAGGAAGGCATCGATTCGCTCACCGAGCACGGCTATGAAGTTGACATGCTCATCGATCCCACGGCCGAGGAGCTCGCCTCTGCCATCGCCCCCTACGACGCGCTCATTGTGCATCCGAACACGGTGGTCGACTCTTCGCTGCTCGATGCCGCGGAGAACCTGAAGATCATCGGGCGCGCGGGCGTGACGGTGGACAACATCGATATCGAGGCCGCCTCCGAGCGCGGCGTCATCGTGTGCAACGCGCCGAATTCGAACGTCATCTCGGCCGCCGAGCACACCATGGCGCTCCTGCTTGCCGCCGCGCGCCACATTCCCGAGGCAAGTGCGTCCATGCACGAGGGCCAGTGGCGGCGCGCCGATTTCATGGGCAGCGAGCTGTTCGGCAAGACGCTCGCCATCTTCGGTTTGGGACGCGTCGGCGGCCTTGTGGCCGAGCGGGCCGCGGCCTTCGGCATGAACCTCATCGGGCACGACCCCTACTGCTCGCCCGAGCGCGCCCTGCATCTGGGCGTCACGCTTTACGACGACATGGCGCCGGTGCTCGCCCAGGCCGACTTCATCACGGTGCACCTGCCCCGCACGGTGAGCACGCTCGGCATGTTCGGCGCCGACGAGTTCGCCGCCATGAAGGACGGGGTCGTGCTCGTGAACGCGGCCCGTGGCGGCATCTTCAACATGGACGCCCTGGCCGATTTCGTGGCCGCCGGCAAGATCGCGGCCGTGGCTGTGGACTCCTTCGAGGCCGAGCCCTGCACCGACTCGCCCTTGCACGAGTTCGAGAACGCCATTCTGACGCCGCATCTCTCTCCCATGACCCACGAGGCCCAGCGGCGCGCCTCCACCCAGATCGCCGAGTACGTGGAAGCGGGCCTGGAGGGCGGCATGGTGGCCACGGCGGTGAACCTCTCGCCGCTGCCGCCGGAGGTCTTCGACGCCATCGGCCCCTACGTGCACGCCTGCAAAATGATGGGATCGATGGCCAGCCAGATTCTCGGTCACACGCCGAAGAGCCTGAAGGTGGAGCTGGCCGGCGGCCTGGCCGATGCCGACCCGGCGCCGCTGCTCGCGGCGGTGCTCGACGGCGGCCTGTCCTACCGGCGCCTCGGGGCCTTCTCGGCGGCCAACGCCGAGTCGGTGGCCTCCCAGCACGGCATTTCCGTCACGACCGCCTCGGTGCGCGATGCCGGCGAGTACGCCTCCTCGGTGCGCATCGTGGCCGACGAGGTGGAGGTGGCGGCGACGCTGTTCGGCACGGAGCACACGCCCCGCATCATCTCGCTCATGGGCTACAAGATCGATATCGCGCCGGCGACCACGTCGCTTGTGTTCGAGTATGTGGACGCGCCCGGCCGCATCGGCGTTATCGGCACCATTCTGGGCGACGCTGCGGCCAACATCACCACGATGCAGATCGGCACCAAGCCGGAGGAGTCCTGCGCGCTCGTGTACATGAATGTCGAGGGGGACGTGTCCGAAGCGGTGCTCGACCGCCTGCGCGGGGCCATCGATCTGCGCAACCTGTGGAAGATCACCTTGTAG
- a CDS encoding helix-turn-helix domain-containing protein, which produces MAEDNKLGRKITTLREAHHLTCQDLADRCGCDVTVIEKLEAGEVPPSLAPLIKLTRALGVRLGTLMDDDETYGPAYISTDQMEEVERVKSLQTAKDAGDLSYFSLAAGRPSRHMDPFIITVSPTGEATHKLDSHEGEEWLYGMEGEIEIEYGNETYVLGPGESIYYDSIVPHQVRAHNGQNAKFLACVYTPF; this is translated from the coding sequence ATGGCTGAGGACAACAAGCTCGGGCGCAAGATCACCACGCTGCGCGAGGCGCATCATCTGACCTGCCAGGATCTGGCCGACCGTTGCGGTTGCGACGTGACGGTCATCGAGAAGCTGGAGGCCGGCGAGGTGCCGCCGTCCCTGGCGCCGCTGATCAAGCTCACCCGCGCCCTCGGCGTGCGTCTGGGCACCCTCATGGATGACGATGAGACCTACGGGCCCGCCTACATCAGCACCGATCAGATGGAGGAAGTGGAGCGCGTGAAATCGCTCCAGACTGCCAAGGATGCCGGCGACCTGTCCTACTTCAGCCTGGCCGCGGGCCGTCCCTCCCGTCATATGGACCCGTTCATCATCACCGTGAGCCCCACCGGCGAGGCCACGCACAAGCTGGATTCCCATGAAGGGGAGGAGTGGCTCTACGGCATGGAGGGTGAGATCGAGATCGAGTACGGCAACGAGACCTACGTGCTCGGCCCCGGCGAGTCCATCTACTACGATTCCATCGTGCCCCACCAGGTGCGCGCGCACAATGGGCAAAACGCGAAGTTCTTGGCGTGCGTATATACGCCGTTCTAA
- a CDS encoding AMP-binding protein produces MTEENKTTDAPVPGSPDYPLHSELTIGAYLKQQVAIDPDHEFVVYPDRDLRWTYKDFDERTDALAKGLLAIGMKPGDHLGVWARNIPDWLTFMYASAKIGVVMVTVNPVYKSHELDYVLKQSDMKALCVIDAYRDVDYLQIIRDLVPESLNVQRGFLHSEEYPFLENLIYMGPEKHRGFYSVPELLLLGQHKPDSSLEWAQGQFDNNDVVMMQYTSGTTGFPKGVMLTHRNILNNGFYIGEGQKLGAEDRVCLPVPFFHCFGCVLGVMACLTHRCTMLIVEEFNAELVLQALDKEKATAVYGVPTMFIAELNHPDFDSFDLSHLRTGIMAGSPCPPETMREVMERMNMRDVTICYGLTETSPVFTQTSVDDDIPHKCETVGRAHPPVEVRVLDVNDGHICAPGEHGELCCKGYNVMKGYYKMPEETAKAIDANGFLHSGDMGTVDEDGYFRVTGRIKDMIIRGGENIYPLEVENFLLTMPGVLDAQVVGIPDAKLGEIVGAFIRVRPGFEDMTEDDVRAYAIPRIARYKVPKRVFFVDDFPMTPSMKVQKFKLREMAEELVKSGQ; encoded by the coding sequence ATGACGGAAGAGAACAAGACCACTGACGCCCCCGTTCCCGGGTCTCCCGATTATCCGCTGCACTCGGAGCTGACTATCGGCGCCTACTTGAAGCAGCAGGTGGCGATCGATCCCGATCACGAGTTCGTCGTGTACCCGGACCGCGACCTGCGCTGGACCTACAAGGACTTCGACGAGCGCACCGATGCTTTGGCTAAGGGCCTCTTGGCCATCGGCATGAAGCCGGGCGATCATTTGGGCGTGTGGGCGCGCAACATCCCCGACTGGCTCACCTTCATGTACGCCTCCGCGAAGATCGGCGTGGTCATGGTCACGGTGAACCCGGTGTACAAGTCCCACGAGCTCGACTACGTGCTGAAGCAGTCGGACATGAAGGCGCTCTGCGTGATCGATGCCTACCGCGATGTGGACTACCTGCAGATCATCCGCGATCTGGTGCCCGAGTCGCTGAATGTGCAGCGCGGCTTCCTCCATTCCGAGGAGTACCCCTTCCTCGAGAACCTCATCTACATGGGGCCCGAGAAGCACCGCGGCTTCTACAGCGTGCCGGAACTTCTGCTGCTCGGCCAGCACAAGCCGGACAGCTCCCTGGAATGGGCCCAGGGCCAGTTCGACAACAACGACGTGGTCATGATGCAGTACACGAGCGGCACCACGGGCTTCCCCAAGGGCGTCATGCTCACCCATCGCAACATTCTGAACAACGGCTTCTACATCGGCGAGGGACAGAAGCTCGGCGCCGAAGACCGTGTGTGCCTGCCGGTGCCGTTCTTCCACTGCTTCGGCTGCGTGCTGGGGGTCATGGCCTGTCTCACCCACCGCTGCACCATGCTCATCGTGGAGGAGTTCAACGCCGAGCTGGTGCTTCAGGCCCTCGACAAGGAGAAGGCGACGGCGGTCTACGGCGTGCCCACCATGTTCATCGCCGAGCTGAACCACCCGGACTTCGACTCCTTCGACCTGTCGCATCTGCGCACGGGCATCATGGCCGGCAGCCCGTGCCCGCCCGAGACCATGCGCGAGGTCATGGAGCGCATGAACATGCGGGACGTGACCATCTGCTACGGCCTTACGGAGACGAGCCCGGTGTTCACCCAGACCTCCGTGGACGACGACATCCCCCACAAGTGCGAGACCGTGGGCCGGGCGCACCCCCCGGTGGAAGTGCGCGTGCTGGACGTGAACGACGGCCACATCTGCGCGCCGGGGGAGCACGGGGAGCTGTGCTGCAAGGGCTACAACGTCATGAAGGGCTACTACAAGATGCCCGAGGAGACGGCCAAGGCCATCGATGCGAACGGTTTTTTGCACTCCGGCGACATGGGCACCGTGGACGAGGACGGCTACTTCCGCGTCACGGGCCGCATCAAGGACATGATCATCCGCGGCGGCGAGAACATCTACCCGCTCGAGGTGGAGAACTTCCTGCTCACCATGCCCGGCGTGCTGGACGCCCAGGTGGTGGGCATCCCCGACGCGAAGCTCGGCGAGATCGTCGGCGCGTTCATCCGGGTGCGCCCCGGCTTCGAGGATATGACCGAGGACGACGTGCGCGCCTACGCCATCCCGCGCATCGCCCGCTACAAGGTGCCCAAGCGCGTCTTCTTCGTGGACGATTTCCCCATGACCCCCTCCATGAAGGTGCAGAAGTTCAAGCTCCGCGAGATGGCCGAAGAGCTGGTGAAGTCGGGGCAGTAG
- a CDS encoding 2-isopropylmalate synthase has protein sequence MTRKIDIFDTTLRDGEQSPGASMNTEEKLVIARQLLRLNVDVIEAGFPISSPGDFESVRRISELAGDAAVVCALTRAVDKDIDSAADALKFAKRPRIHTGIGVSPSHMRDKLRITEDECIERAVHAVSYAKKYVEDVQFYAEDAGRSDFAFLAWVIEAVIKAGATVVNIPDTTGYSLPEDFGARIKYLMDNVAGIDDVTVSVHCHNDLGMATALSLAGVRNGATQIECTINGLGERAGNTAMEEVVMAMRMHGEELDAHTDINTREFIKASRLVSSITGMNVQANKAIVGANAFAHSSGIHQDGVLKKRDTYEIIDPAEVGVGQSQIVLTARSGHAALKHRLEELGYEYEGEELDRLYNAFLDVADKKKEVYDEDLEALVNERDREECAIYTLEGVQVSCGFPLKPTATVTLRGPEGDVRTVCDWGAGPIDAVYKAIDQIVQVDNDLSEFAVNAVTRGIDALGEVTVRVKAAGGEVYVGRGADGDIIVSSAKAYLNALNRLLAEKR, from the coding sequence ATGACACGCAAGATCGACATCTTCGATACCACGCTGCGCGACGGCGAGCAGTCGCCGGGCGCCTCTATGAACACGGAGGAGAAGCTCGTCATCGCCCGCCAGCTCCTTCGCCTGAACGTCGATGTCATCGAGGCCGGCTTTCCCATCTCAAGCCCCGGCGACTTCGAGTCGGTGCGCCGCATCTCCGAGCTGGCCGGCGACGCGGCCGTGGTGTGCGCGCTCACCCGCGCCGTGGACAAGGACATCGACTCGGCGGCCGATGCGCTGAAGTTTGCGAAGCGTCCCCGCATCCACACCGGCATCGGCGTGTCGCCCTCGCACATGCGCGACAAGCTGCGCATCACCGAGGACGAGTGCATCGAGCGAGCGGTGCATGCGGTCAGCTACGCCAAGAAGTACGTGGAAGACGTGCAGTTCTACGCCGAGGACGCGGGCCGGTCGGACTTCGCGTTCCTCGCGTGGGTCATCGAGGCGGTCATCAAGGCGGGGGCCACGGTGGTGAACATCCCGGACACCACGGGCTACTCGCTGCCGGAGGACTTCGGCGCGCGCATCAAGTACCTCATGGACAACGTGGCCGGCATCGACGATGTCACCGTGTCGGTGCACTGCCACAACGACTTGGGCATGGCCACGGCGCTGTCGCTGGCCGGCGTGCGCAACGGGGCCACGCAGATCGAGTGCACCATCAACGGCCTCGGCGAGCGCGCGGGCAACACGGCCATGGAGGAAGTGGTCATGGCCATGCGCATGCACGGCGAGGAGCTCGATGCGCACACCGACATCAACACCCGCGAGTTCATCAAGGCGAGCCGCTTGGTCAGCTCCATCACCGGCATGAACGTGCAGGCCAACAAGGCCATCGTGGGCGCCAACGCCTTCGCCCATTCCTCGGGCATCCACCAGGACGGTGTGCTGAAGAAGCGCGACACCTACGAGATCATCGATCCGGCCGAGGTGGGCGTGGGCCAGAGCCAGATCGTGCTGACGGCCCGCAGCGGACATGCGGCCTTGAAGCACCGCCTGGAGGAACTCGGCTACGAGTACGAGGGCGAGGAGCTCGACCGCCTCTACAACGCCTTCCTCGATGTGGCCGACAAGAAGAAGGAAGTCTACGACGAGGATCTGGAAGCGCTCGTGAACGAGCGCGATCGCGAGGAGTGCGCCATCTACACGCTGGAGGGCGTGCAGGTCAGCTGCGGCTTCCCCTTGAAGCCCACGGCCACGGTGACCCTGCGCGGGCCCGAGGGCGACGTGCGGACGGTGTGCGATTGGGGCGCCGGCCCGATCGATGCGGTGTACAAGGCCATCGATCAGATCGTGCAGGTCGACAACGACCTGTCCGAGTTCGCCGTGAACGCCGTGACCCGCGGCATCGACGCGCTCGGCGAGGTGACCGTGCGCGTGAAGGCCGCCGGCGGCGAGGTGTATGTGGGCCGCGGGGCCGATGGCGACATCATCGTCAGCTCGGCGAAGGCCTACTTGAACGCGCTCAACCGACTGCTCGCCGAGAAGCGCTAA
- a CDS encoding acyl-CoA dehydrogenase family protein, with product MGKLTDEEFRDFLKTCRELAEGPFEEMQREVEVTNKFPQEFIDLARENNLYRYALPEEYGGWGFTEKEILQVQEEFSRGPGGMRMHLHYAADLNWRILDDYGCDELKAAYMDKFADKTIFTCFALTEQTGGTGADVHTTAVKDADGNYILNGEKWLISHTDVAQFAYVIAVTDPDKEGDERLSAFFVPMDAEGFELVDMPHMMGCRGAGHAGFKMTDVKLEPKYLLGKEGQGMEVAMHSLAISRVHIADSNLGMCQRMLEMSLARARDRVTFGKTINTRQAIKMKLADMATATHALRCMIIDFAEDYDRDPHNPYIAEKAAMCKLFSIEAVKKVSDEMLEIFGGDGYFEDSPYGPTERLYRDCRALWLEEGSPTIQRITIARELERHDGVVEYPALDWIAGTDL from the coding sequence ATGGGCAAGTTAACCGACGAGGAGTTCCGTGATTTCCTGAAGACCTGCCGCGAGCTGGCGGAAGGCCCCTTCGAGGAGATGCAGCGTGAGGTGGAGGTCACCAACAAGTTCCCGCAGGAGTTCATCGACCTGGCCCGCGAGAACAACCTGTACCGCTACGCGCTGCCCGAGGAATACGGCGGATGGGGCTTCACCGAGAAGGAGATCCTGCAGGTGCAGGAGGAGTTCTCGCGCGGCCCGGGCGGCATGCGCATGCACCTGCACTACGCCGCCGACCTGAACTGGCGCATCCTGGACGACTACGGCTGCGACGAGCTGAAGGCCGCCTACATGGACAAGTTCGCTGACAAGACCATCTTCACCTGCTTCGCGCTCACCGAGCAGACCGGCGGCACCGGCGCCGACGTGCACACCACCGCCGTGAAGGACGCGGATGGGAATTACATTCTGAACGGCGAGAAGTGGCTCATCTCTCACACCGACGTGGCCCAGTTCGCCTACGTCATCGCCGTGACCGACCCCGACAAGGAGGGCGACGAGCGCCTCTCCGCCTTCTTCGTGCCCATGGATGCCGAGGGCTTCGAGCTCGTGGACATGCCGCACATGATGGGCTGCCGCGGCGCGGGGCACGCCGGCTTCAAAATGACCGACGTGAAGCTCGAGCCGAAGTACCTGCTTGGCAAGGAAGGCCAGGGCATGGAAGTGGCCATGCACTCGCTGGCCATCTCCCGCGTGCACATCGCCGACTCGAACCTCGGCATGTGCCAGCGCATGCTGGAGATGTCGCTGGCCCGGGCGCGCGACCGCGTGACCTTCGGTAAGACCATCAACACGCGCCAGGCCATCAAGATGAAGCTGGCCGACATGGCCACGGCCACCCACGCCCTGCGCTGCATGATCATCGATTTCGCCGAGGACTACGACCGCGACCCGCACAACCCCTACATCGCCGAGAAGGCGGCCATGTGCAAGCTGTTCTCCATCGAGGCAGTGAAGAAGGTCTCCGACGAGATGCTGGAGATCTTCGGCGGCGACGGCTACTTCGAGGACTCGCCTTACGGCCCCACCGAGCGCCTCTACCGCGACTGCCGGGCGCTGTGGCTGGAGGAGGGCTCCCCCACCATCCAGCGCATCACCATCGCCCGCGAGCTGGAGCGCCACGACGGCGTCGTGGAATACCCGGCCCTCGACTGGATCGCCGGCACCGACCTGTAG